The Xenopus laevis strain J_2021 chromosome 7S, Xenopus_laevis_v10.1, whole genome shotgun sequence genome includes a window with the following:
- the znf518a.S gene encoding zinc finger protein 518A isoform X1, producing MKSPNKDLSVETEESGPAKEDLWNFAEHDSDTNEPSSLSSFSVNESILHDVDEDPDTAGNEKGEKAQNSTSKKQTARKSFWRGTLSNLDSSADLNAVIKSEPQLDDDIANISAKVLHFFCQKCSNGIRYSPNDLQKHFLIMHNGESPLYPCEMCDFSANDFQTFKQHRKTHRSALVKCELCNNDYLYTLLALTKHFTVMHCNNGHFNCSKCKFSTRDVGTFVQHIHRHNGIEYACQKCNHISFSKTEFQKHLQGHSALFPFSCQYCNYSAMRKDFIVKHVLARHREQIHTKDELLQESCDRQMETSAGLKHVFKPFQTDASDKGSWRKEANRGQMENDEDDGQGTSGLQYNSIDKSQAMSAISTYNMDQTIQDGISSVTTIKCNNEEVNSNVLKNAVHGPTVLMVKNNKINVPANYSATFMGYKMVNGKQNIVIKLLPSNKQSGAALQSPPPKLGSLTPQAHGLRPFEVSSNGVDRRPAPSFKPNMSLGPTSVASLQKISVPFRPRTESHPIRHGTPNLIRQGTAASQAFLQSLRKDLVCRSTIPNSSIGTDRASNIKEEPEEYSINEQQNMQKERNHGYEFAAGPMRQGRMPNPSNLNPSMQHLPRHRHSSDSGLALSKTLYTKDSEIRNSVLHSLTASRPGGLNSTNTNIKPQNNYLGGNLHMRDKPATLLVKNSKSDNILFMPRITSVFSLQNRAPASSSIVKNTYLHNMLQENKTLYDRLAASKNNPAGNSTPTSTRLPNVASRFDPRLTSGDNISKGSASSFMQGQLSSALDIKTPHPSKVGDLLKAHSDAIVNQQLAKEKMLGIARPAGSSPAFRVVKTPQNAGYPHSNTLLLPSNSNALLLPILPTHQSGLKMTASQPVTQSNTGINTNTPVNAKSNMVLTLTNGPFGTIRNVSNGNPQTMASPVATAGNYQGKFPLQRLQRPAAPYLMNAELKDRTVNNLPAKILSGSTPANKLPVNLNLLQYHMNSNSSVGKAGNLESVRNQKSVQKQPVYALLPDGKQAVLLNYVLPKSAPTKSPKTFARFLPWNIQPKNTEEAKETSFVSSNSSDNSLVKVKIEDTSAENPSFPENTYAVSSTSHQGITEHSQWSLRPRPNFASVKDHLYSTSSHQTLLQPCAANKLNCKPSIANTWNTRNKSLKRKASDSSSCTGDFDFKNKIAKKKTVDEFVELPRKKMLHRKCKEKVYYTSDVVIDIPTPSPPKDIVQTLRLYPFNASQVVTCPQQNQPVVVLNHPDADIPGVVNIMRTISKFSSHVLTVTLSKRTLEALLESKLNSAAGAISDGLTGRRSRRAKPISPVNERFVLKLTLKKTSKNNYKIVKNTSENQDKAKFHCWFCGRIFDNQDEWVGHGQRHLMEATKDWNTLF from the coding sequence ATGAAATCACCAAATAAGGACTTGTCTGTAGAGACTGAGGAATCAGGACCCGCTAAAGAGGATTTGTGGAATTTTGCTGAACATGATTCCGATACCAATGAACCAAGCTCTCTGTCATCGTTTTCtgtaaatgaaagcattttacatGATGTTGATGAAGATCCAGACACAGCTGGTaatgaaaagggagaaaaagctCAAAACTCCACAAGCAAAAAGCAGACTGCAAGAAAGTCATTCTGGAGAGGAACCCTAAGTAATTTAGATAGTTCTGCAGATCTTAATGCAGTCATTAAATCAGAACCTCAACTGGATGACGACATAGCAAATATATCTGCAAAGGTTCTACATTTCTTTTGCCAAAAATGCAGCAATGGTATTCGATACAGTCCCAATGATCTTCAAAAACACTTTCTCATAATGCACAATGGGGAATCACCCTTGTATCCATGTGAAATGTGTGACTTTTCTGCTAATGATTTTCAGACATTCAAACAACATCGAAAGACACATCGAAGTGCTTTAGTTAAATGTGAGCTCTGCAATAATGACTATTTGTATACTTTGCTAGCTTTGACAAAGCACTTTACAGTTATGCATTGTAATAATGGCCACTTTAACTGctcaaaatgtaagttttctaCCAGAGACGTTGGCACATTTGTTCAGCACATTCACAGACATAATGGAATTGAGTATGCTTGTCAGAAATGTAATCACATTAGCTTCTCAAAAACAGAATTTCAAAAACATCTTCAGGGCCACAGTGCACTATTTCCATTTAGTTGTCAGTACTGCAACTACAGTGCAATGAGGAAAGATTTTATTGTAAAGCATGTTTTAGCCAGGCACAGAGAACAAATTCACACAAAAGATGAACTTTTGCAAGAAAGTTGTGATAGACAAATGGAGACTTCTGCTGgactaaaacatgtttttaaaccGTTCCAAACAGATGCTTCAGATAAGGGTTCATGGAGAAAAGAAGCAAACCGTGGTCAAATGGAGAATGACGAAGATGATGGTCAAGGTACAAGCGGGTTGCAATATAATTCCATTGATAAAAGCCAGGCTATGAGTGCCATTTCAACCTATAATATGGATCAAACAATTCAAGATGGCATTTCATCGGTGACAACTATAAAGTGCAACAATGaagaagttaactcaaatgtgttaaaaaatgcaGTTCATGGTCCAACCGTGCTAATGGTTAAGAAcaataaaattaatgttccagCTAATTACAGTGCAACATTCATGGGTTACAAGATGGtgaatggaaaacaaaatattgtaaTCAAATTGCTACCTTCAAATAAACAATCAGGAGCAGCACTACAGTCACCACCTCCAAAATTAGGAAGTTTGACTCCTCAAGCCCATGGTCTGAGACCATTTGAGGTGTCCTCAAATGGTGTTGACAGAAGACCTGCACCATCATTTAAACCTAATATGTCCTTAGGCCCTACATCTGTTGCTTCTTTGCAAAAAATTAGTGTCCCATTCAGGCCCAGAACTGAATCACATCCTATCAGACATGGCACACCAAACCTTATCAGACAGGGGACTGCTGCCAGCCAAGCTTTTTTGCAAAGCCTTCGGAAAGATTTAGTATGTCGCAGTACTATTCCTAACTCTTCTATTGGTACTGACCGAGCAAGCAACATTAAAGAAGAGCCTGAAGAATACAGTATTAATGAACAACAGAATATGCAAAAGGAACGGAATCATGGCTATGAGTTTGCTGCAGGGCCTATGCGTCAGGGTAGAATGCCAAATCCCTCAAATCTAAATCCTAGCATGCAGCATTTGCCAAGACATCGACACAGCAGCGATAGTGGATTAGCTCTGTCTAAAACATTGTACACTAAAGATAGCGAGATTAGAAATTCAGTATTGCATTCATTAACAGCTAGCAGACCCGGTGGATTGAACTCTACAAACACTAACATAAAGCCTCAGAATAACTATTTAGGTGGAAATTTACACATGCGTGACAAGCCAGCAACCTTATTGGTAAAAAATAGTAAGTCTGACAATATCTTGTTTATGCCAAGAATTACATCTGTGTTCTCATTGCAAAATAGGGCACCAGCTTCTTCATCAATTGTGAAAAATACTTACCTTCATAACATGttgcaagaaaataaaacattatatgaCAGGCTCGCTGCATCTAAAAATAATCCTGCTGGTAACAGTACACCAACATCTACTAGGTTACCTAATGTAGCATCACGATTTGACCCTCGCTTAACAAGTGGTGACAACATATCGAAAGGTTCTGCTTCATCATTCATGCAAGGACAACTATCTTCTGCATTAGACATCAAGACACCCCACCCCTCAAAAGTAGGAGATCTACTTAAAGCACATTCAGATGCAATTGTGAATCAGCAGctggcaaaagaaaaaatgctggGAATAGCACGGCCAGCTGGCAGCTCACCTGCTTTCAGAGTAGTTAAAACTCCACAGAATGCTGGCTATCCTCATTCTAACACACTTTTATTGCCTTCAAATTCAAATGCATTGCTGCTTCCAATTTTACCCACCCATCAGAGTGGCTTGAAAATGACTGCAAGTCAACCTGTCACTCAAAGTAACACAGGCATCAACACTAATACTCCTGTAAATGCAAAATCCAACATGGTATTAACATTAACAAATGGACCTTTTGGAACAATTAGAAATGTGTCCAATGGAAATCCTCAGACCATGGCGTCTCCTGTTGCTACTGCAGGAAATTACCAAGGAAAATTTCCACTTCAGAGGCTGCAGCGACCTGCTGCGCCATATTTGATGAATGCAGAATTAAAAGACAGAACTGTAAATAACCTTCCTGCTAAAATCCTTTCTGGTTCTACTCCAGCAAATAAGCTTCCTGTTAATTTGAATTTACTTCAGtatcacatgaattcaaattcttcAGTAGGGAAAGCTGGCAATTTGGAATCTGTAAGAAATCAGAAGTCTGTTCAAAAGCAACCTGTTTATGCATTGTTGCCTGATGGAAAACAAGCTGTcttattaaattatgttttaccAAAATCTGCTCCAACCAAATCACCAAAAACTTTTGCCAGATTCCTGCCCTGGAATATTCAACCAAAGAACACAGAAGAAGCAAAAGAAACCTCATTTGTTAGCAGTAACAGCAGTGATAATTCACTAGTGAAAGTTAAAATTGAGGATACCAGTGCTGAAAATCCCTCTTTTCCAGAGAACACCTATGCTGTTAGTAGTACTTCTCATCAGGGTATCACTGAACACTCCCAATGGTCTCTGAGGCCAAGACCAAATTTTGCTTCAGTTAAAGATCATTTGTATTCCACAAGCAGCCACCAGACACTTTTGCAACCCtgtgcagcaaataaattaaattgcaaacCAAGCATTGCAAACACTTGGAACACCAGAAACAAATCATTGAAAAGGAAAGCATCCGATTCTAGCAGCTGCACGGGAGactttgattttaaaaataagattGCCAAGAAAAAAACAGTTGATGAATTTGTGGAACTGCCACGAAAGAAAATGTTGCATAGGAAATGTAAAGAGAAAGTATACTACACAAGTGATGTTGTAATAGACATTCCAACACCAAGCCCACCAAAAGATATTGTGCAGACATTAAGATTGTATCCTTTTAATGCCAGCCAAGTTGTGACGTGCCCCCAACAGAATCAGCCTGTTGTTGTGCTGAATCACCCTGATGCAGATATTCCCGGAGTAGTAAATATAATGAGAACCATCTCAAAATTCAGCAGCCACGTTTTAACAGTGACATTGTCAAAAAGAACACTTGAGGCCCTTCTTGAGTCAAAGTTAAACAGTGCTGCAGGAGCAATTTCTGATGGGTTAACTGGAAGACGTAGCAGGAGGGCAAAGCCCATAAGCCCGGTGAATGAGCGTTTTGTGCTCAAGTTGACATTAAAGAAAACCagtaaaaacaattataaaattgtgaaaaacacatCCGAAAATCAAGACAAAGCAAAATTCCATTGCTGGTTCTGTGGTAGGATATTTGACAATCAGGACGAATGGGTTGGTCATGGGCAAAGGCACCTAATGGAGGCAACAAAAGACTGGAAcactttattttaa
- the znf518a.S gene encoding zinc finger protein 518A isoform X2 produces MKSPNKDLSVETEESGPAKEDLWNFAEHDSDTNEPSSLSSFSVNESILHDVDEDPDTAGNEKGEKAQNSTSKKQTARKSFWRGTLSNLDSSADLNAVIKSEPQLDDDIANISAKVLHFFCQKCSNGIRYSPNDLQKHFLIMHNGESPLYPCEMCDFSANDFQTFKQHRKTHRSALVKYASDKGSWRKEANRGQMENDEDDGQGTSGLQYNSIDKSQAMSAISTYNMDQTIQDGISSVTTIKCNNEEVNSNVLKNAVHGPTVLMVKNNKINVPANYSATFMGYKMVNGKQNIVIKLLPSNKQSGAALQSPPPKLGSLTPQAHGLRPFEVSSNGVDRRPAPSFKPNMSLGPTSVASLQKISVPFRPRTESHPIRHGTPNLIRQGTAASQAFLQSLRKDLVCRSTIPNSSIGTDRASNIKEEPEEYSINEQQNMQKERNHGYEFAAGPMRQGRMPNPSNLNPSMQHLPRHRHSSDSGLALSKTLYTKDSEIRNSVLHSLTASRPGGLNSTNTNIKPQNNYLGGNLHMRDKPATLLVKNSKSDNILFMPRITSVFSLQNRAPASSSIVKNTYLHNMLQENKTLYDRLAASKNNPAGNSTPTSTRLPNVASRFDPRLTSGDNISKGSASSFMQGQLSSALDIKTPHPSKVGDLLKAHSDAIVNQQLAKEKMLGIARPAGSSPAFRVVKTPQNAGYPHSNTLLLPSNSNALLLPILPTHQSGLKMTASQPVTQSNTGINTNTPVNAKSNMVLTLTNGPFGTIRNVSNGNPQTMASPVATAGNYQGKFPLQRLQRPAAPYLMNAELKDRTVNNLPAKILSGSTPANKLPVNLNLLQYHMNSNSSVGKAGNLESVRNQKSVQKQPVYALLPDGKQAVLLNYVLPKSAPTKSPKTFARFLPWNIQPKNTEEAKETSFVSSNSSDNSLVKVKIEDTSAENPSFPENTYAVSSTSHQGITEHSQWSLRPRPNFASVKDHLYSTSSHQTLLQPCAANKLNCKPSIANTWNTRNKSLKRKASDSSSCTGDFDFKNKIAKKKTVDEFVELPRKKMLHRKCKEKVYYTSDVVIDIPTPSPPKDIVQTLRLYPFNASQVVTCPQQNQPVVVLNHPDADIPGVVNIMRTISKFSSHVLTVTLSKRTLEALLESKLNSAAGAISDGLTGRRSRRAKPISPVNERFVLKLTLKKTSKNNYKIVKNTSENQDKAKFHCWFCGRIFDNQDEWVGHGQRHLMEATKDWNTLF; encoded by the exons ATGAAATCACCAAATAAGGACTTGTCTGTAGAGACTGAGGAATCAGGACCCGCTAAAGAGGATTTGTGGAATTTTGCTGAACATGATTCCGATACCAATGAACCAAGCTCTCTGTCATCGTTTTCtgtaaatgaaagcattttacatGATGTTGATGAAGATCCAGACACAGCTGGTaatgaaaagggagaaaaagctCAAAACTCCACAAGCAAAAAGCAGACTGCAAGAAAGTCATTCTGGAGAGGAACCCTAAGTAATTTAGATAGTTCTGCAGATCTTAATGCAGTCATTAAATCAGAACCTCAACTGGATGACGACATAGCAAATATATCTGCAAAGGTTCTACATTTCTTTTGCCAAAAATGCAGCAATGGTATTCGATACAGTCCCAATGATCTTCAAAAACACTTTCTCATAATGCACAATGGGGAATCACCCTTGTATCCATGTGAAATGTGTGACTTTTCTGCTAATGATTTTCAGACATTCAAACAACATCGAAAGACACATCGAAGTGCTTTAGTTAAAT ATGCTTCAGATAAGGGTTCATGGAGAAAAGAAGCAAACCGTGGTCAAATGGAGAATGACGAAGATGATGGTCAAGGTACAAGCGGGTTGCAATATAATTCCATTGATAAAAGCCAGGCTATGAGTGCCATTTCAACCTATAATATGGATCAAACAATTCAAGATGGCATTTCATCGGTGACAACTATAAAGTGCAACAATGaagaagttaactcaaatgtgttaaaaaatgcaGTTCATGGTCCAACCGTGCTAATGGTTAAGAAcaataaaattaatgttccagCTAATTACAGTGCAACATTCATGGGTTACAAGATGGtgaatggaaaacaaaatattgtaaTCAAATTGCTACCTTCAAATAAACAATCAGGAGCAGCACTACAGTCACCACCTCCAAAATTAGGAAGTTTGACTCCTCAAGCCCATGGTCTGAGACCATTTGAGGTGTCCTCAAATGGTGTTGACAGAAGACCTGCACCATCATTTAAACCTAATATGTCCTTAGGCCCTACATCTGTTGCTTCTTTGCAAAAAATTAGTGTCCCATTCAGGCCCAGAACTGAATCACATCCTATCAGACATGGCACACCAAACCTTATCAGACAGGGGACTGCTGCCAGCCAAGCTTTTTTGCAAAGCCTTCGGAAAGATTTAGTATGTCGCAGTACTATTCCTAACTCTTCTATTGGTACTGACCGAGCAAGCAACATTAAAGAAGAGCCTGAAGAATACAGTATTAATGAACAACAGAATATGCAAAAGGAACGGAATCATGGCTATGAGTTTGCTGCAGGGCCTATGCGTCAGGGTAGAATGCCAAATCCCTCAAATCTAAATCCTAGCATGCAGCATTTGCCAAGACATCGACACAGCAGCGATAGTGGATTAGCTCTGTCTAAAACATTGTACACTAAAGATAGCGAGATTAGAAATTCAGTATTGCATTCATTAACAGCTAGCAGACCCGGTGGATTGAACTCTACAAACACTAACATAAAGCCTCAGAATAACTATTTAGGTGGAAATTTACACATGCGTGACAAGCCAGCAACCTTATTGGTAAAAAATAGTAAGTCTGACAATATCTTGTTTATGCCAAGAATTACATCTGTGTTCTCATTGCAAAATAGGGCACCAGCTTCTTCATCAATTGTGAAAAATACTTACCTTCATAACATGttgcaagaaaataaaacattatatgaCAGGCTCGCTGCATCTAAAAATAATCCTGCTGGTAACAGTACACCAACATCTACTAGGTTACCTAATGTAGCATCACGATTTGACCCTCGCTTAACAAGTGGTGACAACATATCGAAAGGTTCTGCTTCATCATTCATGCAAGGACAACTATCTTCTGCATTAGACATCAAGACACCCCACCCCTCAAAAGTAGGAGATCTACTTAAAGCACATTCAGATGCAATTGTGAATCAGCAGctggcaaaagaaaaaatgctggGAATAGCACGGCCAGCTGGCAGCTCACCTGCTTTCAGAGTAGTTAAAACTCCACAGAATGCTGGCTATCCTCATTCTAACACACTTTTATTGCCTTCAAATTCAAATGCATTGCTGCTTCCAATTTTACCCACCCATCAGAGTGGCTTGAAAATGACTGCAAGTCAACCTGTCACTCAAAGTAACACAGGCATCAACACTAATACTCCTGTAAATGCAAAATCCAACATGGTATTAACATTAACAAATGGACCTTTTGGAACAATTAGAAATGTGTCCAATGGAAATCCTCAGACCATGGCGTCTCCTGTTGCTACTGCAGGAAATTACCAAGGAAAATTTCCACTTCAGAGGCTGCAGCGACCTGCTGCGCCATATTTGATGAATGCAGAATTAAAAGACAGAACTGTAAATAACCTTCCTGCTAAAATCCTTTCTGGTTCTACTCCAGCAAATAAGCTTCCTGTTAATTTGAATTTACTTCAGtatcacatgaattcaaattcttcAGTAGGGAAAGCTGGCAATTTGGAATCTGTAAGAAATCAGAAGTCTGTTCAAAAGCAACCTGTTTATGCATTGTTGCCTGATGGAAAACAAGCTGTcttattaaattatgttttaccAAAATCTGCTCCAACCAAATCACCAAAAACTTTTGCCAGATTCCTGCCCTGGAATATTCAACCAAAGAACACAGAAGAAGCAAAAGAAACCTCATTTGTTAGCAGTAACAGCAGTGATAATTCACTAGTGAAAGTTAAAATTGAGGATACCAGTGCTGAAAATCCCTCTTTTCCAGAGAACACCTATGCTGTTAGTAGTACTTCTCATCAGGGTATCACTGAACACTCCCAATGGTCTCTGAGGCCAAGACCAAATTTTGCTTCAGTTAAAGATCATTTGTATTCCACAAGCAGCCACCAGACACTTTTGCAACCCtgtgcagcaaataaattaaattgcaaacCAAGCATTGCAAACACTTGGAACACCAGAAACAAATCATTGAAAAGGAAAGCATCCGATTCTAGCAGCTGCACGGGAGactttgattttaaaaataagattGCCAAGAAAAAAACAGTTGATGAATTTGTGGAACTGCCACGAAAGAAAATGTTGCATAGGAAATGTAAAGAGAAAGTATACTACACAAGTGATGTTGTAATAGACATTCCAACACCAAGCCCACCAAAAGATATTGTGCAGACATTAAGATTGTATCCTTTTAATGCCAGCCAAGTTGTGACGTGCCCCCAACAGAATCAGCCTGTTGTTGTGCTGAATCACCCTGATGCAGATATTCCCGGAGTAGTAAATATAATGAGAACCATCTCAAAATTCAGCAGCCACGTTTTAACAGTGACATTGTCAAAAAGAACACTTGAGGCCCTTCTTGAGTCAAAGTTAAACAGTGCTGCAGGAGCAATTTCTGATGGGTTAACTGGAAGACGTAGCAGGAGGGCAAAGCCCATAAGCCCGGTGAATGAGCGTTTTGTGCTCAAGTTGACATTAAAGAAAACCagtaaaaacaattataaaattgtgaaaaacacatCCGAAAATCAAGACAAAGCAAAATTCCATTGCTGGTTCTGTGGTAGGATATTTGACAATCAGGACGAATGGGTTGGTCATGGGCAAAGGCACCTAATGGAGGCAACAAAAGACTGGAAcactttattttaa